Proteins from a single region of Macrobrachium nipponense isolate FS-2020 chromosome 11, ASM1510439v2, whole genome shotgun sequence:
- the LOC135209851 gene encoding uncharacterized protein LOC135209851 has translation MESCFLFAMDKKREWYEARSFCRDQSADLAFLDDGDLHFQIIDYIVSHRDWRDEGFHIGGNDADVEGQWNWVMPQQPMDMGHHWWPGQPDGGRKENFACLYTPDFFFNSCVNGQRLYTLCRV, from the exons ATGGAATCTTGCTTCCTGTTCGCAATGGACAAGAAACGGGAGTGGTACGAAGCCAGGAGCTTCTGCAGAGACCAATCAGCTGACTTGGCCTTCCTGGATGACGGCGACCTCCACTTCCAAATCATCGATTACATCGTCTCACACAGGG ATTGGAGGGACGAAGGTTTCCACATAGGAGGCAACGATGCTGACGTTGAAGGACA ATGGAACTGGGTGATGCCCCAACAGCCCATGGATATGGGGCACCACTGGTGGCCGGGACAACCTGACGGAGGCAGAAAGGAAAACTTCGCCTGTCTCTATACTCCAGATTTCTTCTTTAATTCCTGTGTTAATGGACAGAGGCTGTACACCCTCTGCAGagtataa